In Ovis canadensis isolate MfBH-ARS-UI-01 breed Bighorn chromosome 11, ARS-UI_OviCan_v2, whole genome shotgun sequence, one genomic interval encodes:
- the FSCN2 gene encoding fascin-2 isoform X1, whose protein sequence is MPTNGLHQVLKIQFGLVNDTDRYLTAESFGFKVNASAPSLKRKQMWVLEPDPGEGTAVLFRSSHLGRYLSAEGDGRVACEAERPGRDCRFLVLPQPDGRWVLQSEPHGRFFGGTEDQLSCFATAITPAELWTVHLAIHPQAHLLSVSRRRYAHLCPREDEMAADSDTPWGVDALVTLIFQNRQYCLKSCDSRYLRSDGRLVWEPEARACYTLEFKAGKLAFKDCDGRYLAPVGPAGTLRAGRNTRPGKDELFDLEESHPQVVLVAANHRYVSVRQGVNVSANQDEELDHETFLMQIDQETKKCTFYSSTGGYWTLVTHGGIQATATQVSENTMFEMEWRGRRVALKASNGRYVCMKKNGQLAAISDFVGEDEEFTLKLINRPILVLRGLDGFVCHRRGSNQLDTNRSVYDVFHLSFSDGAYQIRGAGRWDGAGEQRKGGSRREWGAVPSLDGGASHRPTPLWPTPGRGGGFWHTGSHGSVCSDGERAEDFLFEFRERGRLAIRARSGKYLRGGASGLLRADADAPAGVALWEY, encoded by the exons ATGCCTACCAATGGCCTGCACCAGGTGCTGAAAATCCAGTTTGGCCTCGTCAATGACACTGACCGCTACCTGACGGCCGAGAGCTTCGGCTTCAAGGTCAACGCGTCGGCACCCAGCCTCAAGCGGAAGCAGATGTGGGTGCTGGAGCCAGACCCAGGGGAAGGCACTGCTGTGCTGTTTCGCAGCAGCCACCTGGGCCGTTACCTGTCGGCCGAGGGGGACGGTCGTGTGGCCTGCGAGGCGGAGCGGCCGGGTCGTGACTGCCGCTTCCTGGTCCTGCCGCAGCCCGATGGGCGCTGGGTGCTGCAGTCGGAGCCGCACGGCCGCTTCTTCGGTGGCACCGAGGACCAGCTGTCCTGCTTCGCCACGGCCATCACCCCGGCCGAGCTGTGGACAGTGCACCTGGCCATCCACCCGCAGGCCCACCTGCTGAGCGTGAGCCGGCGGCGCTATGCGCACCTGTGCCCgcgggaggatgagatggcagcaGACAGTGATACGCCCTGGGGTGTGGATGCACTCGTCACCCTCATCTTCCAGAACCGGCAGTACTGCCTCAAGTCCTGTGATAGCCGCTACCTGCGCAGTGATGGCCGCCTCGTCTGGGAGCCCGAGGCTCGCGCCTGCTACACGCTTGAGTTCAAGGCGGGCAAGTTGGCCTTCAAGGACTGCGATGGCCGCTACCTGGCACCCGTGGGCCCTGCGGGCACGCTCAGGGCGGGCCGCAACACACGGCCTGGCAAGGACGAGCTCTTCGACCTGGAGGAGAGTCACCcacaggtggtgctggtggccgCCAACCACCGCTACGTGTCCGTGCGGCAAG GGGTCAATGTCTCAGCCAACCAAGATGAAGAACTGGATCACGAGACCTTCCTGATGCAAATTGACCAGGAGACAAAGAAGTGCACCTTCTATTCCAGCACTGGGGGCTACTGGACCCTGGTCACCCATGGGGGCATCCAGGCCACAGCTACACAAGT TTCTGAGAACACCATGTTTGAGATGGAGTGGCGGGGCCGACGGGTGGCCCTCAAGGCCAGTAACGGGCGCTATGTGTGCATGAAGAAGAATGGGCAGCTGGCAGCCATCAGCGATTTTGTAG GGGAGGACGAGGAGTTCACCCTCAAGCTTATCAACCGGCCCATCCTGGTCCTGCGCGGCCTGGACGGCTTCGTCTGCCACCGACGTGGCTCCAACCAGCTGGACACCAACCGCTCGGTTTACGATGTGTTCCACCTGAGCTTCAGCGACGGCGCGTACCAGATCCGAGGTGCGGGCAGGTGGGATGGGGCTGGGGAGCAGCGGAAAGGGGGGTCCCGGAGAGAGTGGGGGGCTGTGCCCAGCCTGGATGGGGGAGCGAGCCACCGGCCGACCCCTCTCTGGCCCACCCCAGGCCGCGGCGGCGGGTTCTGGCACACCGGCAGCCACGGCAGCGTGTGCAGCGATGGCGAGCGCGCCGAGGACTTTCTGTTCGAGTTCCGCGAGCGCGGCCGCCTGGCCATCCGGGCCCGGAGTGGCAAGTACTTGCGTGGCGGCGCCTCGGGGCTGCTGCGCGCGGACGCCGACGCGCCGGCTGGGGTTGCGCTCTGGGAATACTGA
- the FSCN2 gene encoding fascin-2 isoform X2, translating to MPTNGLHQVLKIQFGLVNDTDRYLTAESFGFKVNASAPSLKRKQMWVLEPDPGEGTAVLFRSSHLGRYLSAEGDGRVACEAERPGRDCRFLVLPQPDGRWVLQSEPHGRFFGGTEDQLSCFATAITPAELWTVHLAIHPQAHLLSVSRRRYAHLCPREDEMAADSDTPWGVDALVTLIFQNRQYCLKSCDSRYLRSDGRLVWEPEARACYTLEFKAGKLAFKDCDGRYLAPVGPAGTLRAGRNTRPGKDELFDLEESHPQVVLVAANHRYVSVRQGVNVSANQDEELDHETFLMQIDQETKKCTFYSSTGGYWTLVTHGGIQATATQVSENTMFEMEWRGRRVALKASNGRYVCMKKNGQLAAISDFVGEDEEFTLKLINRPILVLRGLDGFVCHRRGSNQLDTNRSVYDVFHLSFSDGAYQIRGRGGGFWHTGSHGSVCSDGERAEDFLFEFRERGRLAIRARSGKYLRGGASGLLRADADAPAGVALWEY from the exons ATGCCTACCAATGGCCTGCACCAGGTGCTGAAAATCCAGTTTGGCCTCGTCAATGACACTGACCGCTACCTGACGGCCGAGAGCTTCGGCTTCAAGGTCAACGCGTCGGCACCCAGCCTCAAGCGGAAGCAGATGTGGGTGCTGGAGCCAGACCCAGGGGAAGGCACTGCTGTGCTGTTTCGCAGCAGCCACCTGGGCCGTTACCTGTCGGCCGAGGGGGACGGTCGTGTGGCCTGCGAGGCGGAGCGGCCGGGTCGTGACTGCCGCTTCCTGGTCCTGCCGCAGCCCGATGGGCGCTGGGTGCTGCAGTCGGAGCCGCACGGCCGCTTCTTCGGTGGCACCGAGGACCAGCTGTCCTGCTTCGCCACGGCCATCACCCCGGCCGAGCTGTGGACAGTGCACCTGGCCATCCACCCGCAGGCCCACCTGCTGAGCGTGAGCCGGCGGCGCTATGCGCACCTGTGCCCgcgggaggatgagatggcagcaGACAGTGATACGCCCTGGGGTGTGGATGCACTCGTCACCCTCATCTTCCAGAACCGGCAGTACTGCCTCAAGTCCTGTGATAGCCGCTACCTGCGCAGTGATGGCCGCCTCGTCTGGGAGCCCGAGGCTCGCGCCTGCTACACGCTTGAGTTCAAGGCGGGCAAGTTGGCCTTCAAGGACTGCGATGGCCGCTACCTGGCACCCGTGGGCCCTGCGGGCACGCTCAGGGCGGGCCGCAACACACGGCCTGGCAAGGACGAGCTCTTCGACCTGGAGGAGAGTCACCcacaggtggtgctggtggccgCCAACCACCGCTACGTGTCCGTGCGGCAAG GGGTCAATGTCTCAGCCAACCAAGATGAAGAACTGGATCACGAGACCTTCCTGATGCAAATTGACCAGGAGACAAAGAAGTGCACCTTCTATTCCAGCACTGGGGGCTACTGGACCCTGGTCACCCATGGGGGCATCCAGGCCACAGCTACACAAGT TTCTGAGAACACCATGTTTGAGATGGAGTGGCGGGGCCGACGGGTGGCCCTCAAGGCCAGTAACGGGCGCTATGTGTGCATGAAGAAGAATGGGCAGCTGGCAGCCATCAGCGATTTTGTAG GGGAGGACGAGGAGTTCACCCTCAAGCTTATCAACCGGCCCATCCTGGTCCTGCGCGGCCTGGACGGCTTCGTCTGCCACCGACGTGGCTCCAACCAGCTGGACACCAACCGCTCGGTTTACGATGTGTTCCACCTGAGCTTCAGCGACGGCGCGTACCAGATCCGAG GCCGCGGCGGCGGGTTCTGGCACACCGGCAGCCACGGCAGCGTGTGCAGCGATGGCGAGCGCGCCGAGGACTTTCTGTTCGAGTTCCGCGAGCGCGGCCGCCTGGCCATCCGGGCCCGGAGTGGCAAGTACTTGCGTGGCGGCGCCTCGGGGCTGCTGCGCGCGGACGCCGACGCGCCGGCTGGGGTTGCGCTCTGGGAATACTGA